A stretch of the Massilia varians genome encodes the following:
- the mltG gene encoding endolytic transglycosylase MltG — protein sequence MAFIKKLLVTGVIVSVAAVAGFSYWAKSPLDTGGKPVEFSIAPGSGVGSAAQQMVKAGVPVNPQLFNILARVTGEAGRIRAGSYELKPDTSPRRLLTQLVRGEFAQEAITIVEGWTFRQMRAAIAAHQRLRHDTVKLSDEELMQKVSSEYKAPEGLFFPDTYLFAKGSSELEIYKKAHQAMMKHLQTAWEGRDPSLPYKTPYEALTMASIIEKETGQKSERNMIAGVFVNRLRTGMMLQTDPTVIYGMGERFVGDIRKKDLQTDTPYNTYMRAGLPPTPIALPGLQSLHAALAPAKTEALYFVARGDGTSQFSDNLNDHNRAVNQFQRRINQ from the coding sequence ACTCCTGGTCACCGGCGTCATCGTCTCGGTGGCCGCGGTCGCCGGTTTCTCGTACTGGGCCAAAAGCCCGCTCGACACCGGCGGCAAGCCCGTCGAATTCAGCATCGCCCCGGGCAGCGGGGTCGGCTCGGCCGCCCAGCAGATGGTCAAGGCCGGCGTGCCGGTCAATCCGCAGCTGTTCAACATCCTGGCGCGCGTCACCGGCGAGGCCGGCCGGATCAGGGCCGGCAGCTACGAGCTCAAGCCGGATACCTCGCCGCGCCGCCTCCTGACCCAACTGGTACGCGGCGAGTTCGCGCAGGAAGCCATCACCATCGTCGAAGGCTGGACCTTCCGCCAGATGCGCGCGGCCATCGCCGCCCATCAGCGCCTGCGCCACGACACCGTCAAGCTGTCGGACGAGGAGTTGATGCAGAAGGTGTCGAGCGAGTACAAGGCGCCCGAAGGCCTGTTCTTCCCGGACACCTACCTGTTCGCCAAGGGCTCGTCGGAGCTCGAGATCTACAAGAAGGCCCACCAGGCCATGATGAAGCACCTGCAGACCGCCTGGGAAGGGCGCGACCCCAGCCTGCCGTACAAGACTCCCTATGAAGCCTTGACCATGGCCTCGATCATCGAGAAGGAAACCGGGCAGAAGAGCGAGCGCAACATGATCGCCGGCGTGTTCGTGAATCGCCTGCGCACCGGCATGATGCTGCAGACCGATCCGACCGTGATCTACGGCATGGGCGAGCGTTTCGTCGGCGACATCCGCAAGAAGGACCTGCAGACCGACACCCCTTACAATACCTATATGCGCGCCGGCCTGCCGCCGACCCCGATCGCCCTGCCGGGCCTCCAGTCGCTGCACGCGGCGCTGGCGCCGGCCAAGACCGAGGCCCTGTACTTCGTGGCGCGCGGCGACGGCACCAGCCAGTTCTCGGACAACCTGAACGACCATAACCGGGCGGTCAACCAGTTTCAGCGGCGGATCAACCAATGA
- the tmk gene encoding dTMP kinase: MTEQGKTGTFITFEGIDGAGKSTHIGFVADFLAARGKTVVSTREPGGTPLGEKLRDVLLHEKMHLETEALLMFASRREHMARVIEPALARGDWVLSDRFTDASFAYQSGGRGLDRAKLEALEHWVHPHLQPDLTLLFDVPLEVARQRLDATRTLDKFEREQADFFEKCRSEYLRRAAQFPERIVVVDSTATIDAIRVRLAEVLEKLL, from the coding sequence ATGACGGAGCAGGGCAAGACAGGAACATTCATCACCTTCGAGGGCATCGACGGGGCCGGTAAATCGACCCACATCGGGTTCGTGGCCGACTTCCTGGCGGCGCGCGGCAAGACCGTGGTGTCCACGCGCGAGCCGGGCGGCACGCCGCTGGGCGAAAAACTGCGCGATGTGCTGCTGCACGAGAAGATGCACCTGGAAACCGAGGCGCTCCTGATGTTCGCCAGCCGCCGCGAACACATGGCCCGGGTGATCGAGCCGGCCCTGGCACGCGGCGACTGGGTGCTGTCGGACCGCTTCACCGACGCCAGCTTCGCCTACCAGAGCGGGGGGCGCGGCCTGGACCGGGCCAAGCTCGAAGCGCTGGAACACTGGGTGCACCCGCACCTGCAGCCGGATCTCACCCTGCTGTTCGACGTGCCTCTCGAGGTGGCGCGCCAGCGCCTGGACGCCACCCGCACGCTCGACAAGTTCGAACGCGAGCAGGCCGACTTTTTTGAGAAGTGCCGCAGCGAGTACCTGCGCCGCGCGGCGCAATTCCCGGAGCGCATCGTGGTGGTCGATTCGACCGCGACCATCGACGCCATCCGCGTGCGCCTGGCCGAAGTTTTGGAGAAATTGTTGTGA
- a CDS encoding DNA polymerase III subunit delta', with product MYPWQGAAWTRLQQMRARLPHAILFHGPAGVGKADFMESFAQALLCENVRPDGHACGSCASCGWFLQNNHPDYRRVRPKALEDEPAAEGDDGAEPAGKAKSGKAPSKEIKIEQVRALADFMNISTHRQGLRVVVLYPAESLNMPASNALLKTLEEPPPGTVFLLASNSLDRLLPTILSRCRKFALPMPSHEEALAWLKEQGVADADSWLCEQGGAPLAALLEAESGSREEMDALLHFLANPAVDGALRAAEKLAKASLPALVAWQQRWLYDVFSVKLSGKIRYYPRYQRELAALAGRVSTAGLNRVIKATNERRAVADHPLSAKLFVEDMLLEYTSCCA from the coding sequence ATGTACCCCTGGCAGGGAGCGGCGTGGACGCGGCTCCAGCAGATGCGCGCACGCCTGCCGCATGCCATCCTGTTCCACGGCCCGGCCGGCGTCGGCAAGGCCGACTTCATGGAGAGCTTCGCGCAGGCGCTCCTGTGCGAGAACGTGCGCCCGGACGGCCACGCCTGCGGCAGTTGCGCCTCCTGCGGCTGGTTCCTGCAGAACAACCATCCGGATTACCGCCGCGTGCGGCCGAAAGCCCTGGAAGACGAGCCCGCCGCCGAGGGCGACGATGGCGCCGAGCCAGCCGGCAAGGCCAAGTCAGGCAAGGCGCCCTCGAAAGAGATCAAGATCGAGCAGGTGCGCGCCCTGGCCGACTTCATGAACATCTCCACCCACCGGCAGGGCTTGCGCGTGGTGGTGCTGTATCCGGCCGAAAGCCTGAACATGCCGGCCTCGAACGCGCTGCTGAAGACCCTGGAAGAACCGCCGCCGGGCACCGTGTTCCTGCTCGCCTCGAACAGCCTCGACCGCCTGCTGCCGACCATCCTGTCGCGCTGCCGCAAGTTCGCGCTGCCGATGCCCTCCCACGAGGAAGCGCTGGCCTGGCTCAAGGAGCAGGGCGTGGCCGATGCCGACAGCTGGCTGTGCGAGCAGGGCGGGGCGCCGCTGGCCGCCCTGCTTGAAGCCGAGTCGGGCAGCCGCGAGGAGATGGACGCCTTGCTGCATTTCCTGGCCAATCCGGCCGTCGACGGCGCCCTGCGCGCGGCGGAAAAGCTGGCGAAGGCATCCTTGCCGGCCCTGGTGGCGTGGCAACAGCGCTGGCTCTATGATGTGTTCTCGGTAAAATTGTCGGGCAAGATACGCTACTATCCGCGCTACCAGCGCGAACTTGCGGCCTTGGCCGGCAGGGTGTCTACTGCCGGCCTGAACCGGGTGATCAAGGCCACCAACGAGCGCCGCGCGGTCGCCGACCACCCGCTGTCGGCAAAATTGTTTGTCGAAGATATGTTGCTTGAGTACACTTCGTGCTGCGCATGA
- a CDS encoding PilZ domain-containing protein, protein MPMNAHPAEQQANPAPQQPRPSVLSLAIKEKAALYAAYMPFLKNGGMFVPTTKPYKIGDEIYLILSLMDDPNKYPIAGKVAWITPAGANNSKAQGIGVHFPSDEAGQRAKLRIEEILGAALRSARATHTL, encoded by the coding sequence ATGCCGATGAACGCCCACCCCGCAGAGCAGCAGGCAAACCCGGCCCCGCAGCAGCCGCGGCCGTCCGTGCTGTCGCTGGCGATCAAGGAAAAAGCGGCGCTGTACGCGGCCTACATGCCCTTCCTGAAGAACGGCGGCATGTTCGTGCCGACCACCAAGCCCTACAAGATCGGCGACGAGATCTACCTGATCCTGTCGCTGATGGACGACCCCAACAAATACCCGATCGCCGGCAAGGTGGCCTGGATCACCCCGGCGGGCGCGAACAATAGCAAGGCGCAGGGTATCGGCGTACACTTCCCGTCGGACGAAGCCGGCCAGCGCGCCAAGCTGCGCATCGAAGAAATCCTCGGGGCGGCGCTGCGCTCGGCGCGCGCCACCCACACGCTCTAG
- a CDS encoding GNAT family N-acetyltransferase: MPSYVHRLATRDDLPVIVDIYNSTIASREVTADTDPITVQSREQWFSDHTPERRPLWVIHAADDTAEQPEVLGWLSYSNFYGRPAYSGTAEVSIYIAEAARGKGIGRYCLELAMAYAPKVSVHTLLGFIFGHNAPSLALFGKYGFEKWAHFPRVANLDGIERDLIILGKRVA, translated from the coding sequence ATGCCGTCCTACGTCCACCGCCTCGCCACCCGCGACGACCTGCCCGTCATCGTCGACATCTACAATTCGACCATCGCCTCGCGCGAAGTCACCGCCGACACCGACCCCATCACCGTGCAGTCGCGCGAACAATGGTTTTCCGACCATACGCCGGAGCGCCGTCCGCTGTGGGTGATCCATGCCGCCGACGATACGGCCGAGCAGCCGGAAGTGCTGGGCTGGCTGTCCTACTCAAATTTCTACGGCCGCCCGGCCTATTCGGGAACGGCCGAGGTGTCGATCTACATCGCCGAAGCGGCGCGCGGCAAGGGGATCGGGCGTTACTGCCTGGAGCTGGCGATGGCCTACGCGCCGAAGGTGAGCGTGCACACCCTGCTGGGCTTCATTTTCGGCCACAACGCGCCCAGCCTGGCCCTGTTCGGCAAGTACGGCTTCGAGAAGTGGGCGCATTTTCCGCGCGTGGCGAACCTCGATGGGATCGAGCGCGACCTGATCATCCTCGGCAAGCGGGTGGCCTGA
- a CDS encoding ankyrin repeat domain-containing protein, which produces MTRTRRALFCSCLLAAALHGGLAAAATPEQVASFFRAVQVDNAAAVREMAGKTVNPNEINPVGGEPALVLAVREGAMQVFQALLAHPGIDLEARAMNGNTALMMAAFKNNLRAAEALLAKGAQVNRPGWTPLHYAAAGGAEDIARLLIARKANLDARSPRQSGAYTPLMMAAREAQPGMVRLLLEAGADPALKNSEGLTAAQIAERAGQAGIAATISGFKR; this is translated from the coding sequence ATGACCCGGACCCGCCGCGCCCTCTTCTGTAGCTGCCTGCTGGCGGCAGCACTGCACGGCGGCCTGGCCGCGGCGGCAACGCCCGAGCAGGTCGCCAGCTTCTTCCGCGCGGTCCAGGTCGACAATGCGGCCGCGGTCAGGGAGATGGCTGGCAAGACCGTCAACCCGAACGAGATCAATCCGGTGGGCGGCGAGCCGGCGCTGGTGCTGGCCGTGCGCGAGGGCGCGATGCAGGTGTTCCAGGCCTTGCTGGCCCATCCCGGCATCGATCTCGAAGCCCGGGCGATGAACGGCAACACGGCGCTGATGATGGCGGCCTTCAAGAACAACCTGCGCGCCGCCGAAGCCTTGCTGGCCAAGGGCGCGCAGGTCAATCGCCCTGGCTGGACCCCGCTGCACTACGCGGCCGCCGGCGGCGCTGAGGATATCGCGCGCCTGCTGATCGCCCGCAAGGCGAACCTGGATGCGCGCTCGCCGAGACAGAGCGGCGCTTATACGCCCCTGATGATGGCCGCCCGCGAAGCCCAGCCGGGCATGGTGCGGCTGCTGCTGGAGGCGGGCGCCGACCCGGCACTGAAGAACAGCGAAGGCTTGACGGCCGCCCAGATCGCCGAGCGCGCCGGCCAGGCCGGGATCGCGGCCACGATTTCCGGCTTCAAGCGCTAG
- a CDS encoding TatD family hydrolase, with protein MFIDSHCHINFPELAARMPEILAKMAENKVTHALCVSVDLPDFPQVLALAEQHPHIFASVGVHPDYEDTPEPSVQQLVELAQHPKIVAIGETGLDYYRLEGDLEWQRERFRTHIRASRETRKPLIIHTRSASSDTIRIMKEEGAGTDAGGVAGVMHCFTESLEVAQAAMEQGFYISFSGIVTFKSAKELQEVARAVPLERMLIETDSPYLAPVPFRGKMNEPGYVAHVGEFIANLKGVSLRDVAAQTSANFFNLFTTAKA; from the coding sequence ATGTTTATCGATTCCCACTGCCACATCAATTTCCCGGAGCTGGCTGCCCGGATGCCCGAGATCCTGGCCAAGATGGCCGAGAACAAGGTGACGCACGCCCTGTGCGTCTCGGTCGACCTGCCGGACTTCCCGCAAGTGCTGGCCCTGGCCGAGCAGCACCCGCACATCTTCGCCTCGGTCGGCGTCCATCCTGACTACGAAGACACGCCCGAGCCGAGCGTGCAGCAACTGGTCGAACTGGCGCAGCATCCGAAGATCGTCGCCATCGGTGAGACCGGCCTCGACTACTACCGCCTCGAGGGCGACCTCGAATGGCAGCGCGAGCGCTTCCGCACCCATATCCGCGCCTCGCGCGAAACGCGCAAGCCGCTGATCATCCATACCCGCTCTGCGTCAAGCGACACCATCCGCATCATGAAGGAAGAGGGCGCCGGTACCGATGCCGGCGGGGTGGCCGGGGTCATGCACTGCTTCACCGAATCGCTCGAGGTCGCCCAGGCTGCCATGGAGCAGGGCTTCTACATCTCCTTCTCGGGCATCGTCACCTTCAAGAGCGCGAAGGAGCTGCAGGAAGTGGCCAGGGCGGTGCCGCTCGAGCGCATGCTGATCGAGACCGATTCGCCCTACCTGGCCCCGGTGCCCTTCCGCGGCAAGATGAACGAGCCGGGCTATGTTGCCCACGTCGGCGAGTTCATCGCCAACCTCAAGGGGGTCTCCTTGCGCGATGTCGCGGCGCAGACCAGCGCGAATTTCTTCAACTTGTTCACGACTGCAAAGGCCTGA